In one Silene latifolia isolate original U9 population chromosome 10, ASM4854445v1, whole genome shotgun sequence genomic region, the following are encoded:
- the LOC141607988 gene encoding uncharacterized protein LOC141607988 translates to MSSPPLLAKPEKDEPLLVYLSVSDTVVSAILVKEHEGQQHPVYYISKSLLDAEMSSGLLEKYVLAFIMSCAKLRPYFECHPIIVRTNLPVKSVVRKPKLSGRMAKWSVQLSTYDISFEPKTTIKSQALVDFVADFSPNLESDLAKEVNQLENKNLDQEWTIFIDEASNARGTGLGLVLKLPQGDTIAQAISYEFKATNNEAEYEALIVGLKVCLNLGVQNLKVKTDSLLIANQFKGTYAAKDAKMISYLVYIKTLTAKFPSFDIDQIPRDLNTQANALASLGSNLPLLFLIKYPLFIYLNPPSASLSK, encoded by the coding sequence ATGTCATCTCCACCTTTGCTGGCCAAACCAGAAAAGGATGAACCCCTGTTAGTATACTTATCCGTTAGTGACACCGTAGTAAGCGCAATCCTGGTAAAAGAACATGAAGGCCAACAGCATCCTGTCTACTATATAAGTAAAAGCCTATTAGATGCTGAAATGAGTTCTGGTTTACTTGAGAAGTACGTTTTAGCTTTTATTATGTCATGTGCCAAGCTACGCCCTTATTTTGAatgtcaccctataatagtcaggacTAACCTACCTGTCAAATCAGTCGTACGAAAGCCTAAGCtgtcaggcaggatggccaaatggtcagtccagctcagCACCTACGACATAAGCTTTGAACCCAAGACAACTATCAAGTCACAAGCCTTagtagactttgtggctgatttcagccccAACCTAGAGTCAGACTTAGCTAAAGAAGTAAACCAGTTAGAAAACAAAAAtctagaccaagaatggaccatATTCATAGATGAAGCATCCAATGCAAGGGGCACAGGACTAGGATTAGTGCTAAAATTGCCACAAGGGGACACGATAGCTCAGGCTATAAGCtatgagttcaaagctaccaataaTGAAGCAGAATACGAGGCCCTGATAGTAGGACTCAAGGTATGTTTAAACCTCGGTGTTCAAAATTTGAAGGTAAAAACCGACTCTCTCCTGATTGCTAATCAGTTCAAAGGAACTTACGCAGCAaaagatgcaaaaatgatttcatatttaGTATACATTAAAACTCTTACTGCTAAGTTCCCTTCATTTGATATTGACCAGATACCAAGAGATCTAAACACCCAGGCTAACGCTTTGGCCAGCCTTGGCTCCAATTTACCCCTACtatttttgataaaatacccattgttcATTTACTTAAACCCGCCATCAGCAAGCCTGAGCAAGTAA